The following is a genomic window from Clostridium fungisolvens.
TAACATAAAGAGAGGAGAGTTTACTTCTATTATGGGGCCATCTGGCTCGGGGAAGAGTACTTTGATGAATATACTTGGGTGTTTAGATAGATTGGATACAGGTAGGTATATACTTAATGGAGAAAATGTATCGAATATGACTGAAAATGAACTCGCAAAAGTAAGAAATAAGGAAATAGGTTTTGTTTTTCAAAACTTCAATCTTTTACCTAGGATGACTATACTTGAAAACGTAGAGCTGCCTATGATATATGCTGGTATTTCAGCTAAGGAAAGAAGGAGTAGGGCACTTTTAGCCTTAGAGAAAGTTTCACTTACAAATTGGATAAAGCATAAACCTAATGAAATATCTGGAGGGCAAAAACAAAGGGTAGCTATAGCAAGAGCTATAGTAAATTCTCCATCAGTAATTATGGCTGATGAACCTACAGGAAACTTGGATTCTCAGGTCAGTTTAGAGGTTATGAAAATATTTCAAGATTTAAATGAAGAAGGAGCCACTATAATAATGGTCACCCATGAACCAGATATAGCAATGTATACAAAAAGATTAGTGAAAGTTAAAGATGGACTAATAATTAACGATGAGAAAGTTAAAAATAGAATAATTATCAATAATACAGCGCTTCAAACGTAATTATATTGTTAAAATGTTTTTGAGTTTGAGGCATCAAGAAACGGTGTTCTAATTAATACTAATTAATTTAGGGGGATTGAGATGGACTTTATAGAAAACTTTAAGATGTCCCTAGACAGCATTAAAGCTAATAAGCTAAGATCGTTCTTGACGATGTTAGGAATAATAATAGGAATAAGTTCTGTAATTGCAATATTATCACTCGGAAATGGTGGGAAAGCTAGTATCACTGGAGAACTTGAAAAAATAGGTTCATCTACAGTGGAGTTAAAGGTGTCTGGACAACAAATTGCTAAATCAGATTATTTCAATATCAATGATGTGAAGGCTATAAAGGATAAGAGTGAAAATGTTAAATACATATCTCCATTAATACAAAAATCAGGAATAGTAAGGGTAAATGATAGAAGTAAGAGGGCTGTAGTATATGGGGGGAACACAGATTTTAGTTATATACAGAATTACGAGTTCCTCTTTGGGCGCTTTTTCAATGAAAGAGAGATGGAAGATGGAAAAAATGTAGCTGTTATCGACGAAATCACTGCTGAATATCTATTCGGGTATAAGGATATTATAGGAGAGTCTATATTAATAGGAAGAAATAATTCACCTAAAAAAGTGACAGTTATTGGTGTAACAAAATCTTCTGAGCTTATGGTAGGTTTTGCACAAGATCAAATTCCGGCTTTTATAGCTATGCCAGTTGCTACTATAGAAAATATTTATGATCTTAGTGATAATTTTGATAGTATGTACGTTTTAGCTGAAACTAAAGATAATGTTGATACTGCAACAAGTGATTCAATAAATATTTTGGAGTCTAGACATAATAACAAAGGTAAAGATGCATATACTGGAGAGAAGCTTATGAAACAGGTTGAGCAAGTAAATAAGGTTATAGATATCTTTACTTCGTTTATAGGAGCAGTTGCAGCTATATCTCTGCTTGTAGGTGGAATTGGAGTAATGAACATTATGCTTGTATCAGTAACCGAAAGAACAAGAGAAATAGGCATAAGAAAGGCAATAGGAGCAACTACTAACTTGATCTTAGTTCAATTTCTAACTGAATCTGTAATTATATCTTTAATAGGTGGAGTAATTGGAATGATTATAGGTATTTTAGGTGCTTTTGCTATAGGTAGGTTAGCTAACGTTACACCTATTCTGTACATTAAACACATATTTCTCGTAATATTATTTTCTATGAGCGTAGGAATATTTTTCGGTATTTATCCTGCTCGAAAAGCTGCAAAGTTAGATCCAATAGATGCATTGAGATATGAATAAACAATAAAAAGGATATCGTCTGTTAGATTTTTTGCGTAGACATTAGAAAAGGCAGATGGACAAAAAACTCGCTGAAAAATATTACTTCAGCGAGTTTTTTATGGCTATTCTTTTGAAGAATATTTTATAGAAAGTGCAATTAGCTTCTTTACAATCATTTTGGAAACTGGAAAAGGAATTTTATAGGCTTCAAGGCTTTTCATAATTGAACTATTATTTTCTTCTATTTTACCAAATATTTGATTAACCTTATCGCTAGTCAGTTTATCATCAAAGTCATTATCTATATCTTCAAAAAGTTGAACAGGGACAGGTACATAACCTCTATTAATCTCAGTGGAACTGTTAAAAAGTGAATTAAACCAATATGTTGAAGAAAGCTTTATTTTGTTGAAGTTATCTCCAATTGCAGACCTATTATTAAACCCATTCAAGTAAAGATTGTTTGTAAATGGCATTGAATTTTCGGTGAATGGAACTACGTTCTCTGAAAAAGGAGCTGAGTTTTCTAAAAAAGGAACACTATTCTCTGAGAATGGAACAAAATTATCTGAAAATGACTTAGTATTATCATAAGTAGATAATAGATTTTCAGAGAAAGGAGAATCATATTCTCCTATAAATGGCTCAAAACTCAAATCATCATTAATTGGTTTATCCATGTACTTCCTATCAGGATACATTTTAATACCTCCAAATAAAACTCTTATAATTATATGTTTAAATAATATGAAGATTTAATGAAAGTAGACTAATATATTCAAAATTTAATTTTTATTATAGGAGATGTTAAAACATCGTGTTGAAATTAAATGGTCATCCATCCGATGTTTTAATGAGCTTACGCAAAGAATTAATATGATTTTGTCATATTCCATGGCTAAAACTGTAAACTCACTACGTTCGAACAGTACAGTTTTTTAACGCCATTCCATCTGACCAAATCATTTAATTCTAATAGCTCGCTCATAGAACATCTCCTGTATAACCATTTAATTTCAACAATATCATTAACCGTATCATGATCATATGTTATATCGGTGTATGAAATTAAATATATAACATTTTAGGATATGTTGAGTATTGTATTACTGTGGTTGGTATTCTAATGAGTTTCGCAAGTAATTGGTATGAATGCTTCTTTCAAAAACCTCATATAGCTATGCAATATTGAAATAATTGTAAAAATATAAGAATATGAAGAGTTTGATGTACATTAGTACGAGGTGTGAATAGTATATATTGGAGGGAGTTTGTTATGATGAAAAAAAGAGAAATGAACTTTAGAGAATTATTTTTGGGTATAGAACAAGCTATTCCTTTAGCAAATGGACGAAAAATAACTCCTATTAATTTCGATAATGCTGCTACCACACCTGCAATGAAGCAAGTTTTGCGCTGTGTCAATAAGTTTTTACCTCTTTATGGATCTATAGGTAGAGGCAAAGGATATAAATCAAAAGTTAGCACAGAACTATATAACGATGCTAGAGATGAAATATTAAAGTTTTTCAATCTGAGCGATAGGGATGACTACACTGTAATATTTGTAAAAAATACAACTGAAGGCATTAATACTCTTGTTAATGTTTTGATTGAAGATAGTTCAGAAACTGTTCTAACAACTAGAATGGAGCATCATTCAAATGACTTACCATGGAGAGAAAAATGTGAAGTTGAGTATGTTGAGGTAGATCATAATGGGAGATTAAAAATTGATCAATTTCAAGAAAAATTAGATAAAGCTAGAGGAAGTATAAAACTAGTTAGTGTAACAGGGGCCTCCAATGTTACTGGTTATATAAACGATATTCATAAAATAGCTAGAATTGCTCATAAAAATGGTGCTGAAATAATAGTCGATGGGGCACAATTAGTTCCGCATAGAAAAGTTGATATGAATTGTGTAGACGAGGATGATGATATCGATTATTTGGTTTTTTCTGCTCATAAGATGTATGCGCCTTTTGGAAGTGGAGCGATAGTTGGTAAGAAGCATAAGTTTAATAATAAGTTGCCCTTATTAAAGGGGGGAGGAACAGTAGATATTGTTACCGATGATGAAGTTTACTGGTTAGATGCACCTGAGAGAGATGAAGGTGGTACTCCAAATGTGTTAGGGGTTATAGCTTTGGTAGCGGCTATTTATGAGTTCAACAGGATTGGATTTAATAACATTGAGGAGCATGAAGACTTACTTAGAGATTATCTCTCAGAGGGGCTAAGAAGTATGCCAGATGTTATTTCCTATGGGGATTTAAATGATAAAAACAAACTGGGATTAATATCTATTAATTTAAGAGATATTTATCATGAAGAACTAGCTGGTATGTTATCGGACTTAAGAGGAATAGCTGTAAGAAGTGGTTGCTTTTGTGCTCAGCCGTATGCTAAACGTTTATTGGATGTTACAGATGAAGAAGTGCTAAGTTTTATACGTGGAAGTAGAGGTAGAAAACCTGGTATGGTAAGGATAAGCTTTGGTATGTACAATACAGTAAATGAAATTAATGAGTTTCTAAATGTATTGGAGTATATAATAAGAAAACATCTATACTAATAAATTGTTTGCTTATCTAACAGGAGATAGTGAAACAATACAGGCTATATGAACCAGATATTCATATAGCCTGTATATATATGTAAACATGAAATTAAGAATAATTACATTCTGAAAACTCTATATTTTGGTAGAGAGTCTGAAAGCTTATAAGCCGGTTGATCAAAAACTAATGGTTTAAGATATTCAATTGCTTCAATAGTTAGGTTATTACCTTCTTCATTTATCCATTCTGTAGGAAAATACTTAACCTTATTAGCTACCTTATCTGCTTCTATCAAGAAGGTAGAAGAACTATAAACTTCAGTTTCTTCTCTTTTTATAGCTACCATATAACCAGAATGGCCATCTGCAGCATACTTAAGAGCATCTCTTCCAACCATTTTAGCTTCATCAAAATCAACTTTTGATGCTGAATGCATAGCACATCTTTGTAAAACTCCAAGTTCTAGTGTTTTTACTCTATTAGTTATACCTGCATTTATTATTAGAGTACGAAGATAATGAGCAACACCACCAAGTTGAGTATGACCGAATTTATCATGTGCTCCACCTTGGGAAGACATTGTTAGAAAGTTACCATTTTCGTCTCTAAGACCTTCAGATGCTACTATGTAAACATGGTTATTTCTCTTAAATGTTTCTCTAACATCATTTATAAACTTTATCGTATCAAAAGCAACTTCTGGTAGATATATGAAATCAGCTGCTTTTTTGTCCCCCACGCTAGCTAGAGCTCCAGCAGCAGCTAACCAACCAGTATCTCTACCCATTGTTTCTAATATGAATATTCCATTATCCGTATATACAGTAGAATCTAAGTAGGTTTCTATTGTAGAAGTAGCTATGAATTTTGCAGCACTACCAAAGCCTGGTGTATGATCAGTAAACATTAAATCATTATCTATAGTCTTTGGAATACCTATAAATTTAATATCGATATTATGATCTTTTGCATATCTGCTAAGTTTAGCAGTAGTATCCATTGAGTCATTTCCACCTATATAAAAGAAAGCCTTTATATTTAGTTCATTAAGTATAGACATAAGGGAAACATATTCATCTTCACATACTGAAGAATCTTTTAGCTTGTACCTACAAGAACCTAACCCAGATGATGGAGTATGTTGAAATACTTCAAGCTCTGCGCTATCCATTTCAGATAAATTAATTATCGTTCTATTTAATATTCCTTCTATACCATTTAATCCAGCATAGACGTTGTCATATATATTTAAATCCTTATTAGCTTCAACCAAACCAAAAACACTAGAATTTATAACTGAAGTTGGGCCTCCTGATTGGGCAACAATACAATTCATTATATCTCTCCTTTGTACTGAGTAGTTTAAATGTGCTATACTATTTGTCTAAATAATATGTACAATGAATACTATACTACAAAATATGATAAATATAAAGTCTATTAGAGTAAATACATATAATTTATATATTTAGAATTGTCTCATAATTAAGCTTAAATATTATGGAAGATTTAATTTTTTTAGATGTAGTATTTGAAGAATAAATTTGAAACCTTAAAAATACAATATTATTGTATGAATTTATGCAAATATATGCTTAAATTTTGAAAGTTAAAAGAAAAGAGGGACAAACTATGGAAATGAAAAGTTTATTAATTATCTCAGTTGCACTGGCAATGGATGCATCGGCCATTGCTCTGAGTATAGGTATAAATTGTGCTGTTAGTAAAACTAAGAAAATACTTTTCGCTATTTCATTCGGTTTCTTTCAGTTTTTGTTATCATTTATAGGTACTTATTTTGGTGTATTATTTGAAGAATATGTTACTTCTATACCTAACATAATAGGCGGTATGGTGATTGCTTTTACAGGTGTAATGATGATAAAAGATGGGATGGAGCAAAAAGATGAATGTTTACTGCTCAATCCAAAGATGTACTTTATTCTTGGAATTTCGGTAAGTATAGATGCTTTGGTAGTTGGATTTACAGTGTTTCACCATGTTGAAAGTACAATTTCTATATTGTTTAACTCTATAACAATTGGCTTGGTAACATTTGTGCTTAGTATTTGTGCTTTTTTCTTTTCAAGATATATGAGAAGAATAGAACTGATTTCAAAATATGCAGATTATATAGGTGGTATAATCCTTCTACTTTTTGGATTAAAAATGATATTTGCATAATCTTAGATTTATACGCTCAATGATCAGATTATATGTAAAACCTTTATTGCTATGAGAAAGGGAATTGAAATATAAACTTTATTATGAAGCGATACATCTACAAGATAAAATTGGACAAGTATAATATGAAAGAACTCAATGCAAAATTATATACAATTCAATATGTTGAAAACAGCACAATATATGTTATAATGAAATAAAAATGTTAGGAGCAAAATATGAGAGTTGGCGAATACTTAGGTGAAAAAGGAATAAAGGTTACAAAGAGTAGGATAGCCATATATAAAATTCTCTCAGACAATGATTCTAGTGTTTCTGCAGATTATATTTATGATAGATGTAAATCAGTTGGGATGGATATAAATCTTTCAACAGTATATAGAACTTTGGAAGTATTTGAGGCTAAACAAATAATTGAAAAATTCGATTTAGGTAATGGAAAGTACTCGTTTGCTATAAGAAAAAATAAACATATGCATAAAATAGAGTGTTCTGAATGCCATAAGGAGATAGAAGTGCCATGTCCAATGCAGCAAATTGAAGAAATCCTTAAGAATCAAACGGGATTTGTGTTAACAGAACATAGGTTAGTGCTTAAAGGAATATGTGAACAATGTAAAAATAAAGATTAAACTAAGTGTAAATAAATTGTGAATTGTAAAATTTATTTTTAAGTTTCATTTAAACAGAATAACACTGAATATATATAGCTTTATTTTAAAAATATTTATGTTTAGGTATGATGACAGTTAAATTAATTACATAATTATGAATTAATTAATAATAGATATGGAATAATATAATGCTATGATTGTTTTCACTACATAAAAGTGAAATAATCATAGCTATTTTTAATTAAATGGATTAAATATCTAATTTTAAGCATATATAGCGAAAAACTATCTATTGACTCAAATAAATAATTCCCATATACTTTGAATATAAAAAAGTTTGATTATCAAAATATATTTAGGAGGCAATATGAATAATACTCATAGTATTATCAATTCTCTTCTCGTGGATATCTTTAATGAGATTTTAAATATAGAAGAATATGCATTGCAATCTGGTAGATTCAATGATGTGTCTATAACAGAAGTTCATACTGTTGAGGCTATAGGTTATTATGATTCAAAAAGTATGAGTGAAGTAGCCAAACAATTAAGTATAACAGTTGGCACACTTACGATTGCAATAAATAATCTTGTTAAGAAAGGTTATGTTGAGAGAGTAAGATCTGAGGAAGATAGAAGAGTAGTTAAAATTAG
Proteins encoded in this region:
- a CDS encoding Fur family transcriptional regulator encodes the protein MRVGEYLGEKGIKVTKSRIAIYKILSDNDSSVSADYIYDRCKSVGMDINLSTVYRTLEVFEAKQIIEKFDLGNGKYSFAIRKNKHMHKIECSECHKEIEVPCPMQQIEEILKNQTGFVLTEHRLVLKGICEQCKNKD
- a CDS encoding MarR family winged helix-turn-helix transcriptional regulator, with protein sequence MNNTHSIINSLLVDIFNEILNIEEYALQSGRFNDVSITEVHTVEAIGYYDSKSMSEVAKQLSITVGTLTIAINNLVKKGYVERVRSEEDRRVVKISLTKKGKLLYRIHEKFHLEMVKVTVTDLSEEEEAVLVHALQKLNVFCRNTYDLFNKESKE
- a CDS encoding ABC transporter permease, which codes for MDFIENFKMSLDSIKANKLRSFLTMLGIIIGISSVIAILSLGNGGKASITGELEKIGSSTVELKVSGQQIAKSDYFNINDVKAIKDKSENVKYISPLIQKSGIVRVNDRSKRAVVYGGNTDFSYIQNYEFLFGRFFNEREMEDGKNVAVIDEITAEYLFGYKDIIGESILIGRNNSPKKVTVIGVTKSSELMVGFAQDQIPAFIAMPVATIENIYDLSDNFDSMYVLAETKDNVDTATSDSINILESRHNNKGKDAYTGEKLMKQVEQVNKVIDIFTSFIGAVAAISLLVGGIGVMNIMLVSVTERTREIGIRKAIGATTNLILVQFLTESVIISLIGGVIGMIIGILGAFAIGRLANVTPILYIKHIFLVILFSMSVGIFFGIYPARKAAKLDPIDALRYE
- a CDS encoding 6-phosphofructokinase, which encodes MNCIVAQSGGPTSVINSSVFGLVEANKDLNIYDNVYAGLNGIEGILNRTIINLSEMDSAELEVFQHTPSSGLGSCRYKLKDSSVCEDEYVSLMSILNELNIKAFFYIGGNDSMDTTAKLSRYAKDHNIDIKFIGIPKTIDNDLMFTDHTPGFGSAAKFIATSTIETYLDSTVYTDNGIFILETMGRDTGWLAAAGALASVGDKKAADFIYLPEVAFDTIKFINDVRETFKRNNHVYIVASEGLRDENGNFLTMSSQGGAHDKFGHTQLGGVAHYLRTLIINAGITNRVKTLELGVLQRCAMHSASKVDFDEAKMVGRDALKYAADGHSGYMVAIKREETEVYSSSTFLIEADKVANKVKYFPTEWINEEGNNLTIEAIEYLKPLVFDQPAYKLSDSLPKYRVFRM
- a CDS encoding aminotransferase class V-fold PLP-dependent enzyme; amino-acid sequence: MMKKREMNFRELFLGIEQAIPLANGRKITPINFDNAATTPAMKQVLRCVNKFLPLYGSIGRGKGYKSKVSTELYNDARDEILKFFNLSDRDDYTVIFVKNTTEGINTLVNVLIEDSSETVLTTRMEHHSNDLPWREKCEVEYVEVDHNGRLKIDQFQEKLDKARGSIKLVSVTGASNVTGYINDIHKIARIAHKNGAEIIVDGAQLVPHRKVDMNCVDEDDDIDYLVFSAHKMYAPFGSGAIVGKKHKFNNKLPLLKGGGTVDIVTDDEVYWLDAPERDEGGTPNVLGVIALVAAIYEFNRIGFNNIEEHEDLLRDYLSEGLRSMPDVISYGDLNDKNKLGLISINLRDIYHEELAGMLSDLRGIAVRSGCFCAQPYAKRLLDVTDEEVLSFIRGSRGRKPGMVRISFGMYNTVNEINEFLNVLEYIIRKHLY
- a CDS encoding ABC transporter ATP-binding protein, with the translated sequence MIEISEIYKTYKAGELNFTALKGVSFNIKRGEFTSIMGPSGSGKSTLMNILGCLDRLDTGRYILNGENVSNMTENELAKVRNKEIGFVFQNFNLLPRMTILENVELPMIYAGISAKERRSRALLALEKVSLTNWIKHKPNEISGGQKQRVAIARAIVNSPSVIMADEPTGNLDSQVSLEVMKIFQDLNEEGATIIMVTHEPDIAMYTKRLVKVKDGLIINDEKVKNRIIINNTALQT
- a CDS encoding manganese efflux pump MntP, whose product is MEMKSLLIISVALAMDASAIALSIGINCAVSKTKKILFAISFGFFQFLLSFIGTYFGVLFEEYVTSIPNIIGGMVIAFTGVMMIKDGMEQKDECLLLNPKMYFILGISVSIDALVVGFTVFHHVESTISILFNSITIGLVTFVLSICAFFFSRYMRRIELISKYADYIGGIILLLFGLKMIFA